The genomic window TGATCGGTGCGGTAGTCTTCAACTTTCAGCAATCCGGCCCCAAGGGCCTTGAGCCGCATGTTGATGTCTTTGGTGACCAGGATGATGTCGCGGTGTGGGTTGGTCGCCTGCAGGTGCAGGGCGCAGTTGATGATCTGGTTGTCCTTGTTCTTGTCGGCGGGCAGAAAGCCCTGGCGCGCACCCAGTTCGTGGTCGGGGAAGATGCTCAGTTTGCCCAGCGGGGTTTCTCGATCGATCCCCGGCAACATGATGCGCACGCCCTTGGTGATCTGGGTGGGGCTGTTCGCGGCGCTGAGAATATTGTCGATCGCCCGGATCGCAAAGCGGGCTTCCTGCGCCACTGTTTTCTTGCGGTCCTTGATGTCATCAAGTTCCTCAAGCACGGTCATGGGGATGGTGATGTCCTGTTCCTTGAATTCGAACAGGCACTTGGGATCATGCAGCAACACGTTGGTATCGAGAATATAAAGTTTCGATGCGGTCATCGGCTTTTCCTTCAGCTGCTAGCTTGATAAGCATGCGGCTGTATCCTGCGGATCCATAAGCACAATACAGCTGCCGCACCTACACAATAGCAGTCCCAATGTTACGTGTAACCGTTCAGATGATGGCTGCGTTTAATTGGCCGTAAAAAAGTTTGCTGCCTGGGCCGTGATAAGTGGCTTGATCAAAAAATGATCTGGATCGTATTGTTTTTAAAAGGGTTATGGTGGGATCCGCGGAAATTCCCTATATTGAAGAGGGTGAACCACTGGCGTGCTGGCCCTGTCTCATGACTGTACTGCGCCAGAGTACCGACATCTGTCAGCCAGGGTCGGTGCAGGGTTTACCGGTTGGGTCGGTAGCGCATAAGGTGTGGCCGGGCTCGACATTTCAGGAATCCGATGCTCAAGGGAGGTGATATTCATGATCACCGAAGACTTCGTGACCACCAGCGTGACGCCCAGCGAGAGCCTGGCGACACTTTCCCCCGTTGAAGTTGCCAGGTTGCAGGATGCAAGCCAGGGTGGTTTGTACCGACTGTTTCGGCAGTGCTGCCTGGCGGTACTGAACTGCGGCAGTGAGCTGGATAGCACCAAGATGGTGCTTGAGCGTTACAAGAAATTTGATATCAAGATCAGCCAGAAACACCGTGGTCTGCAGCTGGATCTGATTAATGCGCCGGCCAGTGCCTTTGTGGATGGCGAAATCATCCAGGGTATACGCGAACACCTGTTTTCGGTGCTGCGCGATCTGCTTTATATCGGCGACGAGCTGGATGATTACTGCCATGGTCTGGATGAGGGTGGCACTATCACGCACACCGTCTTTCAGATTCTGCGCCATGCCGATGTTTTCCGTCCGCACGTAAAACCCAATCTGGTGGTGTGCTGGGGCGGCCACTCCATTGGCCATGACGAGTACGAATACACCAAGAAGGTGGGCTACGAGCTCGGCCTGCGGCGGTTGAATATCTGTACCGGCTGCGGCCCGGGGGCGATGAAGGGCCCCATGAAGGGGGCGGCCATCGCTCACGCCAAGCAGCGAATCCGCGATGCGCGCTATGTGGGCATTTCGGAGCCCGGTATTATTGCCGCCGAGTCGCCGAATCCAATCGTCAATGAGCTTTTGATCATGCCGGATATCGAAAAGCGGCTGGAGGCCTTTGTGCGCCTTGGACACGGCATCGTGGTCTTTCCGGGCGGCGCCGGCACGGCGGAGGAAATCCTCTACATCCTGGGTGTGCTGCTGCACGAAAAGAATAACGAGCTGCCGTTCCCGCTGATCTTTACCGGGCCCGAGGGCAGTGAAGCCTACTTCGAAACCATTGATCGTTTCCTGCGCAAGACGCTGGGCGATGCGGCGGCGAAGCGCTATGAAATCATTGTTGGCGATCCGGTCAAGGTTGCGCTGCGCATGGAGGCGGGCCTGCGTGACGTCACGGCTTATCGCAAGGCGACCAGCGAGTCCTTCCACTTCAACTGGCAGATCAGTATTCCGCTGACCTTCCAGCAACCGTTTGAACCCACCCATGACAACATGGCGACGCTGAATCTGTTCCAGGATCAGTCACCCTGCGACCTGGCGTCCAACCTGCGGCGTGCACTCTCGGGCATTGTGGCAGGCAACGTCAAGGAGCCGGGGGTACAGGCCATAGAGGAATTCGGGCCTTTCGAACTCTGTGGCGAGCCTGATCTGATGGATCCGCTGGATCAGCTGCTCAATTCCTTTGTGCAGCAGCGGCGCATGAAATTGAACTATCAGGAATACACACCCTGCTACCGCCTTACCGGGGTAGCCGGCGCCATTGCCTGAGGTCTAGCCGCCTGAAAACAGAGCGCGATAATCCGTCAGGGTTGTCGCGCTCTGTGCGTCCTGCGTTATGATACCCCGCGCCCAGTGGGCGTTTGGTTTTTGTGGCCACAGTGCGCTGTGGCCTGAGAGTAGCTGTTGCGCTGCAAGTGTCCGCTGAACTTTTGTGAACGGACTGTTGTCTTCAACCTCCTTGTCGACTCATGCGGGGGCGTGCCTTGAAAAACAAACTGATCGTTACCCTGACGACGGTGAAGGGTTCGCGGCAGTACACGCTGAACCAGGTGGCTCGTGTGCTGGTGCCAGCCTTTTTGCTGATGGCGGTGCTCAGCTTCTTCGTGTCCAATGCCTTGCTGGTAAAAACCAGTGACGATCTGGCCATTCTGGAAGAAGATCATCAGATGTTGTCCGATCAGTACGAAACCGTGCTCGGGACTCAGCAGCTCTATGTGTCTGAGTTGAACCAGCTCAGTAGTACACTCGAAGTGCTGCAGCAGGAAAATTACCGTATCGGTGAATTGAATGCCTCGCTGGACGAAAGTCTTGGCGGGCTGGAGTCGATGCTGGGCATGCCAGCCAGCGACTCCTATACGCCGGAGCAGGCTGAAGTGCTAAAAGCGACGGCCGCGCAGCGGCTGTTCCTGCTGCATAATATTCCCAACGGTGTGCCGCTGCAGGGGACCCGCATGAGCGATCGTTTTGGCATGCGTACCCATCCGGTGACGCGCAAGCGCAGTATGCACAATGGCGTCGATTTTGCGGCGACCCGGGGCACCAAGGTCTATGCCACGGCTGATGGCGTGGTGGAATTCAGTGGCCGGCAAAGTGGTTTTGGCAAGCTGGTCATCATGCAGCACAGTTTTGGTTTCAAGACTTACTTCGCACATCTGGATAAACTGAATGTCGAAGCAGGTGATCTGGTGGCCAAGGGTCAGTTGATCGCACACAGCGGAAACAGTGGTCGTTCGACCGGGCCGCATTTGCACTATGAGGTAAGGCGCCTGTTTACGGCGATTGATCCGGCACCTTTTCTGAAGTGGAATATTGCGAATTTTGACACCATCTTTACAGACGTAACGAGCGTGAAATGGGCATCCTTAAAAGAAATGTATCCGTTAAATCAGGCCGCGGTGCAGTTACCATCATCGCAGAAGGAAACCGATTCACCGGAGACATGACGGTACAGGGCAAGGTGCATGTCGACGGTGTTATCGAGGGCAAAATTGACGCCAATGATGATATTTCCATTGGCAAGACCGGCGAGGTAAAAGGGCTGGTAAAGGCCAAGCATGTACATGTCAGCGGGCGCCTCGAAGGCGAGGTGATCTGCGATATCCTCTATGTCGAGGCCGGTGGCAAGGTGCGGGCCCGGGTGCTGAGTCGGCAAATGTCGGTCGATCCCAAGGGGTGCTTTCAGGGTGAGCGGCGCGAGCAGATTCAGCAGGTGCTGGCGTTGCAGGGCGCAGCGGAAAAGCCGTATGAATTTGGTGTCGAGGCCATTGACAGTCTGCCGGATCGAATCGTGCTGGGCCGTGGCCGAGGCAAGTTCGAAGACAAGTAAGGCCCGGGAACAAGCAAGACCGCTTTTATTGCGTTGCGCGCCCAGAAGCGCTGCACGCTCACTGATCAGAGCAGACGGAGCCGTACCGATGTGTGAACTCTTGGGCATGAGTGCCAATGTACCCACCGATATCTGTTTCAGTTTCTCCGGACTGATGCAGCGAGGCGGGGCAACCGGGCCGCACCGCGACGGCTGGGGCATCGCCTTTTACGAGGGTCGGGGTGTGCGCTTTTTCCATGACCCGGCACCCAGTGTGGAATCCGCCATTGCGCGTCTGGTGCGCAGTCACCCGATCAAGAGTCATATTGTTATCAGCCATATCCGCCAGGCCAATGTCGGTCAGATCTGCCTGGAAAATACCCACCCGTTTTCCCGCGAGCTCTGGGGGCGCAGCTGGACCTACGCCCATAATGGGCAGCTGGACGCGCAGTTGTACGAATTGCCGCTGGAGTTCTATCGTCCCATCGGCACCACCGACAGCGAATATGCCTTTTGCTGGTTGCTGGGACAGGTCCGCAGCCGTTATCCCGAACAGCCCGATGACATTGCAGAGCTGAGCGACTTTATTGCCGGGCTCTGCGACCGTCTGCGCGGCTTTGGCGTGTTCAACATGCTGCTGACGGAATCACGCTATCTGTTCTGCTATTGCACCACCAAGCTGTCCTGGATTACGCGCCGGGCGCCATTCGGTGAGGCGAGGCTCAAGGATTATGAGCTGACGGTCGATTTCTGCCAGGAAACCACGCCGCTGGATGTGGTCACAGTGATAGCGACCGATCCGCTGACCGACAACGAGCGCTGGCAGGCGCTGAAAACCGGCGAGTTGTGCGTGTTTGAAAACGGTCTGGTGGTGGCGCAGCGTACTGCAGAAGTCGCATCGCAAGCGCCGGTAGGCACCCTCTAAGGCGAGCTTCACTAAAGGTGCGCGCAGGTTTTTCAGGCGCGCCGCGAGGCTCTGGATTGCAGGGCCCGTGTATCCGCCGAGTGTCTCCTTTATAATGTGGCTCCTCTTTCAGCCTGAACGACTGCAGCCTATTTGTGACTATCGATATTGAACATCTTCGTCAGCAGCTTGCGCTCTGCCAGTGCAAGGATCGCCTTGGTCTTCTCAGAAAGTTTCAGCAGCTGGAACAGCGCCTGGAAAAGGGCTTGCCGGCGGATCGCATCGCGATCCAGCTGGAACAGGCACTGGAACACTCAGCGGCGCAGGTAAAGGCGCGCGCTGCGCGGGTCCAGAGCATTAATTACCCCGATTTGCCGGTATCAGCGCGGCGCGAGGAAATCGCCAAGGTGATCGCCGCCAATCAGGTGGTCGTTATTGCCGGTGAGACAGGTTCCGGCAAGACCACTCAGATACCCAAGATCTGCCTGGAGCTGGGCCTGGGCGTGCGTGGCCTTATTGGTCACACCCAGCCGCGGCGCCTGGCCGCGCGCACTGTGGCGACGCGCATAGCGCAAGAGATGAATTGCAGCCTGGGTGACCAGGTGGGCTATCAGGTTCGCTTCACCGAGCAGGTGTCTGACCATACCCTGATCAAGCTGATGACCGACGGTATCCTGCTGGCGGAAACGCAGCACGACCGGTTGCTGGAGCGCTATGACGTCATCATTATCGATGAAGCCCATGAGCGCAGTCTCAATATCGACTTTCTGCTGGGATACCTGAAACGGATTCTGCCGCAGCGCCCGGACCTTAAGGTCATCATCACCTCGGCCACTATCGATCTGGAGCGTTTCTCGCGCCACTTTGATGACGCACCCATTATTGAGGTTTCGGGGCGCACCTACCCGGTTGAAGTGCTCTATCGCCCGCTGAATGATCGCGGTGAAGACCAGCCCGATGTAGACCAGCAGCAGGCAATTCTGGAGGCGGTGGAGGAAATCACCGATCTGGGGCGCAGTCAGCGCAGCAACAGCGCGCGGGATATTCTG from Marinobacterium aestuarii includes these protein-coding regions:
- a CDS encoding peptidoglycan DD-metalloendopeptidase family protein, with the protein product MKNKLIVTLTTVKGSRQYTLNQVARVLVPAFLLMAVLSFFVSNALLVKTSDDLAILEEDHQMLSDQYETVLGTQQLYVSELNQLSSTLEVLQQENYRIGELNASLDESLGGLESMLGMPASDSYTPEQAEVLKATAAQRLFLLHNIPNGVPLQGTRMSDRFGMRTHPVTRKRSMHNGVDFAATRGTKVYATADGVVEFSGRQSGFGKLVIMQHSFGFKTYFAHLDKLNVEAGDLVAKGQLIAHSGNSGRSTGPHLHYEVRRLFTAIDPAPFLKWNIANFDTIFTDVTSVKWASLKEMYPLNQAAVQLPSSQKETDSPET
- a CDS encoding bactofilin family protein — protein: MTVQGKVHVDGVIEGKIDANDDISIGKTGEVKGLVKAKHVHVSGRLEGEVICDILYVEAGGKVRARVLSRQMSVDPKGCFQGERREQIQQVLALQGAAEKPYEFGVEAIDSLPDRIVLGRGRGKFEDK
- the ppnN gene encoding nucleotide 5'-monophosphate nucleosidase PpnN; amino-acid sequence: MITEDFVTTSVTPSESLATLSPVEVARLQDASQGGLYRLFRQCCLAVLNCGSELDSTKMVLERYKKFDIKISQKHRGLQLDLINAPASAFVDGEIIQGIREHLFSVLRDLLYIGDELDDYCHGLDEGGTITHTVFQILRHADVFRPHVKPNLVVCWGGHSIGHDEYEYTKKVGYELGLRRLNICTGCGPGAMKGPMKGAAIAHAKQRIRDARYVGISEPGIIAAESPNPIVNELLIMPDIEKRLEAFVRLGHGIVVFPGGAGTAEEILYILGVLLHEKNNELPFPLIFTGPEGSEAYFETIDRFLRKTLGDAAAKRYEIIVGDPVKVALRMEAGLRDVTAYRKATSESFHFNWQISIPLTFQQPFEPTHDNMATLNLFQDQSPCDLASNLRRALSGIVAGNVKEPGVQAIEEFGPFELCGEPDLMDPLDQLLNSFVQQRRMKLNYQEYTPCYRLTGVAGAIA
- a CDS encoding class II glutamine amidotransferase; translated protein: MCELLGMSANVPTDICFSFSGLMQRGGATGPHRDGWGIAFYEGRGVRFFHDPAPSVESAIARLVRSHPIKSHIVISHIRQANVGQICLENTHPFSRELWGRSWTYAHNGQLDAQLYELPLEFYRPIGTTDSEYAFCWLLGQVRSRYPEQPDDIAELSDFIAGLCDRLRGFGVFNMLLTESRYLFCYCTTKLSWITRRAPFGEARLKDYELTVDFCQETTPLDVVTVIATDPLTDNERWQALKTGELCVFENGLVVAQRTAEVASQAPVGTL